In Terriglobus sp. TAA 43, a single window of DNA contains:
- a CDS encoding FAD-dependent oxidoreductase produces MKQQTEQYDVVVCGGGLAGVCAAIAAARGGAATCLVQDRPVLGGNSSSEVRVTPHGAAAFHAYARETGILSELLIEERAQNHEEIFENGWTNSVWDMVQYDLVQRTPNLTLHLNTAVLGVEMEGRTLKAVRCRIGNAEVDLTLEAKVFIDCTGDGMVAAEAGCEWRMGSEGKAEFNEPHAPAVANGDIMGNSIHFRARDMGRPVPFKRPEWAMHYDDARFFYDQGRLPKEIRGGYWWIEIGVPYDTIHQAEEIRHELTRHTLGVWDWIKNRDPKTMKLAEKWALDWIGQVPGKRESRRIMGLYLMNEWDAIRCTVHEDEIAFGGWFIDIHTPGGLLAPTSEPASAEGYSETSEYAARSYAGPYGIPLRSLVAKDVDNLMMAGRNVSATHCALSTVRVMATTALMGQAAGVAAALATQRKTSPAHIATVEYKQVQQMLLREGCFLPNVRNEDAGDLAQRATVSASSEASFMGVGPESLGAHEGLAFWRDQAVPLREELLQRRGQWVALGGEKLQTLRFYLSNTSEIPQRVSVKLMKVQHIWDYRVDDAMEICAGEVILFPGPKQWIDWQIPADAAFHEDGYIRVDLLPNRHVQWHVANAVEPGHVSAFEMSPGKMRRYSSGVTLSMQVEPPQRSFAAANVLSGVTRPHATTNLWRSDPKQPLPQWLELAWATPQNVSEAILTFPGHLLREYHAYAPMYRDPQCVRDYDIQIRDNENWRTIAEVRGNYQRRNVVTFAEPIRTDRMRVVVLATPGDPSAAIYEIRLY; encoded by the coding sequence ATGAAGCAGCAGACGGAACAATATGACGTGGTGGTGTGCGGAGGCGGTCTTGCAGGTGTATGCGCGGCCATTGCGGCAGCGCGAGGCGGTGCCGCAACATGCCTGGTGCAGGACAGGCCGGTGCTCGGCGGCAACAGTTCTTCCGAGGTTCGCGTAACGCCGCATGGCGCTGCTGCATTTCACGCTTACGCGCGCGAAACCGGCATTCTCTCGGAACTCTTGATCGAGGAACGTGCTCAGAATCACGAAGAAATTTTCGAGAACGGCTGGACCAACTCCGTGTGGGACATGGTGCAGTACGACCTGGTGCAGCGCACGCCTAATCTGACTCTGCATTTGAACACCGCGGTGCTTGGCGTTGAGATGGAAGGGCGCACGCTAAAGGCAGTGCGCTGCCGCATTGGCAATGCGGAAGTAGACCTCACCCTGGAAGCAAAGGTCTTCATCGACTGCACAGGTGATGGCATGGTTGCAGCCGAGGCAGGTTGCGAATGGCGCATGGGCAGCGAAGGCAAAGCCGAGTTCAACGAGCCCCACGCACCTGCCGTAGCCAACGGCGACATCATGGGAAACTCGATTCACTTCCGCGCGCGTGACATGGGGCGTCCCGTCCCTTTTAAGCGACCGGAATGGGCTATGCATTATGACGATGCGCGTTTCTTCTATGACCAGGGCCGCCTTCCGAAAGAGATCCGCGGTGGCTATTGGTGGATTGAGATCGGCGTTCCCTACGACACCATTCATCAGGCGGAAGAGATTCGTCATGAACTTACGCGGCACACTTTAGGCGTGTGGGACTGGATTAAAAATCGCGACCCAAAGACGATGAAGCTTGCGGAGAAATGGGCGCTGGATTGGATTGGCCAGGTTCCCGGAAAACGCGAAAGCCGTCGCATCATGGGCCTCTATCTGATGAACGAATGGGATGCGATTCGTTGCACCGTTCATGAAGATGAGATCGCCTTCGGCGGATGGTTCATTGACATCCATACACCGGGCGGGTTGTTGGCTCCTACCAGCGAACCCGCGAGTGCAGAAGGCTATTCCGAGACAAGCGAATACGCGGCACGCTCTTATGCTGGCCCCTATGGAATTCCCCTGCGAAGCCTTGTGGCCAAGGACGTCGACAACCTGATGATGGCAGGTCGCAACGTGAGCGCTACACATTGCGCATTGTCCACCGTACGCGTAATGGCTACTACTGCATTGATGGGACAAGCTGCTGGTGTAGCCGCTGCGTTGGCTACTCAACGGAAGACTTCGCCCGCGCACATTGCAACGGTTGAATACAAACAGGTACAGCAAATGCTTCTACGCGAGGGCTGCTTCCTGCCCAATGTGCGTAATGAAGATGCGGGCGATCTAGCTCAACGTGCCACCGTCTCTGCGTCAAGCGAAGCAAGCTTCATGGGCGTGGGTCCGGAGAGTCTTGGCGCACATGAAGGTCTTGCCTTCTGGCGTGATCAGGCAGTGCCCCTGAGAGAAGAATTGCTGCAACGCCGTGGACAGTGGGTGGCTCTTGGTGGTGAGAAGTTACAAACGTTGCGTTTCTACCTGTCGAACACAAGTGAGATCCCGCAGCGAGTCTCTGTGAAGCTGATGAAGGTGCAGCACATCTGGGACTATCGCGTGGACGATGCGATGGAAATCTGCGCAGGTGAAGTCATTCTGTTTCCAGGGCCGAAGCAATGGATTGACTGGCAAATTCCTGCAGATGCTGCGTTTCACGAAGATGGCTACATTCGCGTGGATCTGTTGCCAAACCGTCATGTTCAATGGCATGTCGCCAACGCCGTGGAGCCGGGGCACGTGTCTGCGTTTGAAATGTCACCAGGCAAGATGCGCCGCTATTCAAGCGGTGTCACGCTCTCCATGCAGGTAGAACCACCACAGAGGTCGTTCGCCGCTGCAAACGTTTTGAGCGGAGTAACGCGCCCGCATGCCACCACCAATCTGTGGCGCTCTGATCCGAAACAACCGCTTCCACAATGGCTGGAGCTGGCTTGGGCAACACCGCAAAACGTTTCGGAAGCAATCCTAACTTTCCCCGGCCATCTACTGCGGGAATACCACGCGTATGCACCGATGTATCGCGATCCGCAGTGTGTTCGTGATTACGACATACAGATTCGCGACAACGAAAACTGGCGCACCATTGCTGAAGTTCGCGGTAACTATCAGCGAAGAAACGTAGTCACATTCGCCGAACCAATTCGCACAGATCGCATGCGCGTTGTAGTACTCGCGACGCCTGGCGATCCTTCGGCAGCGATCTACGAAATCCGCCTGTACTAA
- a CDS encoding carboxypeptidase regulatory-like domain-containing protein: protein MLKSLRQTQLARTAVLATPIFLCALPLYAQQGTGNISGTVHDSSGAVVPNATVDIENVDRNDVIHLKTNDAGFYSSPPLNPGSNYRVTITRDGFGKSVISHVIVTVGQRVDEDATLTVGGVNDTVVVEATQAAALDTTSATLGAVIGEKSIEELPLNGRNTIALTTLTPGVRINTTVAQSGFANRGTNLSAISINGSPTGSNSYILDGQSNLSTTTGEIAVNPTVDAIQEFKVQSGVFSAQYGFTLGGVVNLVSRSGTNSIHGSAYEFLRNDVFNARNYFARTGVVAKPVLRYNQFGGAMGAPIIRDKAYIFGNFETYQFKQASPQFLSVPTAAQRAGDFSQLIDANGNFIPLYNPYTTTTTTTGGNTVYTRQRYANNQVTNLDPVAVSYQNNFYPLPNNVPATVAQQRTNTNNYLFNAQGLSHMYNALGRFDYHLGEKDTLFARFAYYQNYTNGGTGGGTYYPNPIVANRYDTYTAEELLVGDTHVFSSSLINDLRLSIERQEFPFQAASAGQNWPQKLGLPSNVPNFAIPTVSNGLPGSNQTIGFRAYTLPEVTDTVSKVIQRHALSFGFDWRYNAGANLQRNTPSGTFSFAASLTQDPSGTAAVAGTTNTGNTYATFLAGAVSSAGITTNLGELDRAFSVSGFIQDDWSVSDRLTLNLGLRYDFQQQPFEQNNGYSNFNPTLTSGGYTGIMQYANTPGVGRNFVPESYRDFGPRFGFAYQLTGDGKTVLRGGFGIYYPLFFNSIYTGQTNGFSSTSTNYSATTNQAAFQFKNGFPYDPLQPGGASYGPLGFLGQAVGYQTPGAWKSPQSQQYTLSVQRQIPYDVVLQATYVGNHGVHLPAGGWNINSLNPSYFSLGKTYLQTQVANPYSGKFAGSLGAATVSRQTLLNPFPYYSNISTYNAHVGNLHADYLELSAQRQAKNGLTVLFGYTMGKLLTDSVNSPLAYLNGLASNNGYQNPYNRAAEYSLDPSDVSQRATISALYNLPFGKGQHFDLHSGLLNRVVGGFQLNLIGVFQTGTPLTITGANSQGTATRPNYVPGVSVVNKSQNINAWFNTLAFQNPDDYTFGNVPRTLPHVRGPGTQNFDLSIFKTTEIYGRFKLQLRAEAFNFLNHPNFGMPGTGFGASTNPVVNGNGVSAGCPAAGAGGCNTSSSFGVISSAADGRSLQLAGKIIF, encoded by the coding sequence ATGTTGAAGTCCTTGAGGCAAACGCAACTGGCACGAACAGCAGTGCTGGCAACGCCCATTTTCCTGTGCGCGCTTCCGCTCTATGCGCAACAGGGAACGGGCAACATTTCTGGAACAGTACATGATTCCAGCGGTGCGGTGGTTCCGAACGCCACCGTAGACATTGAAAACGTTGACCGTAACGATGTCATCCATCTGAAGACGAATGACGCGGGCTTCTATAGTTCTCCGCCATTGAATCCAGGCAGCAACTACCGCGTGACAATCACTCGGGATGGCTTTGGAAAGTCAGTCATAAGCCATGTGATCGTAACCGTAGGCCAACGCGTGGATGAAGACGCGACTCTGACCGTTGGTGGCGTAAACGATACGGTCGTCGTCGAAGCCACACAGGCAGCCGCGCTCGACACGACATCCGCGACGCTGGGTGCCGTGATCGGTGAAAAATCCATCGAAGAATTGCCGCTGAATGGTCGTAACACCATCGCTCTCACGACGCTGACGCCGGGTGTTCGTATTAACACCACGGTGGCACAGTCCGGATTTGCGAACCGTGGTACAAATCTGTCGGCTATCTCGATCAACGGTTCGCCCACTGGATCGAACTCTTACATCCTTGATGGTCAGAGCAATCTTTCCACTACGACCGGCGAAATCGCAGTTAATCCAACGGTAGATGCCATCCAGGAATTTAAAGTGCAGAGCGGTGTCTTCTCTGCACAGTATGGTTTCACGCTGGGTGGTGTCGTCAACCTGGTCAGCCGTAGCGGTACGAATAGCATTCACGGCTCAGCCTATGAGTTTCTGCGAAATGACGTGTTCAACGCACGCAACTATTTCGCCCGCACCGGTGTGGTCGCAAAGCCAGTACTGCGTTACAACCAGTTCGGCGGAGCCATGGGCGCCCCAATTATCAGGGACAAGGCGTACATCTTCGGCAACTTTGAAACGTACCAGTTCAAGCAGGCATCGCCCCAATTTCTTAGCGTGCCTACTGCCGCGCAACGAGCGGGTGACTTCAGCCAACTGATCGACGCCAACGGCAACTTTATTCCGCTTTATAACCCTTACACGACGACCACCACCACCACAGGTGGCAACACGGTTTATACGCGTCAGCGTTATGCCAATAACCAGGTAACGAATCTTGACCCGGTCGCTGTTTCTTACCAGAACAACTTCTACCCATTACCGAATAACGTCCCAGCGACGGTTGCACAGCAGCGCACGAACACGAACAACTACCTGTTTAACGCACAGGGCCTGTCGCACATGTACAACGCATTGGGCCGTTTCGACTATCACCTCGGTGAGAAGGACACGCTTTTTGCGCGCTTTGCTTACTATCAGAACTACACTAACGGCGGTACGGGCGGCGGCACATACTATCCCAATCCAATCGTAGCCAACCGCTATGACACATACACCGCGGAAGAACTGCTCGTTGGAGACACGCACGTCTTCTCTTCCTCGCTGATCAATGACCTTCGCCTCTCCATTGAGCGCCAAGAGTTCCCTTTCCAGGCAGCCAGCGCAGGACAGAACTGGCCACAGAAGTTGGGTCTTCCCTCAAACGTTCCCAACTTTGCCATTCCTACAGTGAGCAACGGACTGCCGGGTTCCAATCAGACCATCGGCTTTCGTGCTTACACACTTCCGGAAGTTACAGATACCGTCAGCAAAGTCATCCAGCGGCATGCGCTTAGCTTCGGTTTCGACTGGCGTTATAACGCTGGTGCGAACCTGCAACGCAATACACCGTCCGGAACCTTCAGCTTCGCAGCCAGTCTTACCCAAGATCCATCCGGCACTGCTGCTGTTGCCGGAACAACAAATACCGGAAATACTTACGCGACGTTTCTTGCAGGCGCCGTCAGTTCAGCAGGCATCACCACAAATCTTGGCGAGTTAGACCGCGCGTTCAGTGTTTCTGGTTTCATTCAGGATGATTGGTCCGTATCTGATCGTCTGACATTGAACCTTGGCCTGCGCTATGACTTCCAGCAGCAGCCCTTTGAACAGAACAACGGCTACAGCAATTTCAATCCAACACTCACCTCTGGTGGCTATACCGGCATCATGCAGTATGCAAATACGCCAGGTGTAGGTCGCAACTTCGTTCCAGAGAGCTATCGTGATTTTGGTCCTCGCTTTGGCTTCGCCTATCAGCTCACGGGCGATGGCAAGACTGTGTTGCGTGGCGGTTTCGGCATTTACTATCCGCTGTTCTTTAACTCCATCTACACCGGCCAAACGAATGGCTTCTCATCCACAAGCACCAACTACAGCGCAACAACCAACCAGGCGGCCTTCCAGTTTAAGAATGGATTCCCTTATGACCCACTTCAACCTGGAGGCGCATCGTATGGTCCGCTTGGTTTCCTCGGCCAGGCCGTTGGCTATCAAACTCCGGGCGCGTGGAAGTCGCCTCAGTCACAGCAATACACATTGAGCGTGCAGCGGCAGATTCCGTACGATGTCGTATTACAGGCAACGTATGTTGGCAATCACGGCGTTCATCTTCCAGCGGGTGGTTGGAATATCAATTCGTTGAATCCTAGCTACTTCTCTCTGGGTAAGACATACCTGCAAACTCAGGTCGCCAATCCATACTCCGGTAAATTTGCGGGTTCACTCGGTGCAGCAACGGTGTCACGACAGACTTTGCTCAACCCCTTCCCCTACTACTCGAACATCAGTACATACAACGCGCATGTGGGCAACCTGCACGCGGACTATCTGGAACTGTCTGCACAGCGGCAAGCTAAGAATGGCCTGACCGTTCTCTTCGGATACACCATGGGCAAACTGCTCACGGATAGTGTCAATTCACCACTGGCATATCTGAATGGCTTGGCATCGAATAATGGCTATCAGAATCCCTACAACCGCGCTGCCGAATACTCTCTGGACCCGTCGGACGTTTCGCAGCGTGCCACAATCAGCGCCCTCTACAATCTGCCTTTCGGCAAAGGACAACATTTCGATCTTCATAGTGGCTTGCTCAACCGCGTAGTTGGCGGATTCCAACTCAACCTGATCGGCGTTTTCCAGACAGGTACTCCGCTCACCATTACGGGCGCAAACTCACAAGGCACTGCAACCCGTCCAAACTATGTTCCGGGTGTGAGCGTGGTGAATAAGTCTCAGAACATCAATGCATGGTTCAACACGTTGGCCTTCCAGAATCCGGATGACTACACCTTCGGCAACGTTCCGCGTACCCTGCCTCATGTTCGTGGACCGGGAACCCAGAACTTCGATCTCTCAATCTTCAAAACGACGGAGATCTATGGCCGCTTCAAGCTGCAACTGCGAGCCGAAGCATTTAACTTCCTGAACCATCCGAACTTTGGTATGCCAGGAACAGGATTCGGCGCTTCCACTAATCCTGTAGTGAACGGCAACGGTGTCAGTGCCGGTTGCCCTGCAGCAGGGGCGGGTGGCTGCAATACGAGCTCTTCCTTTGGTGTGATCAGTTCGGCTGCGGATGGACGTTCGCTACAGCTTGCAGGCAAGATCATCTTCTAA
- a CDS encoding glycoside hydrolase family 2 protein codes for MNFVRTTAAALALMTFASTAFAAERISLDGSGWTFKTTLDNPVPVEVPHCWTGTERWRHYIGSALYQRDFDAPSLKPGQVVRLHFDAVYDVATVWVNGKRLGTHEGGYTAFEYDVTSLLKPGKNRILVETNNIPTISSIPALATGNPSSVNNDGRITVVGWLPYGGIVRPVSLLVTDAVYLRNMKVDAKPDLKTGDATITVHAWAHNGGNTDHTTDITGTVAGLAVSFPHKRIGANADEELTWTGKLSHAHLWSVADPFLYDAHLQTTGDALDAKVGVRDIRVVGTELQLNGKTVHLYGANRVGEDPLDGLIESDATIERDMSDMLALNMRMMRIAHYPQPPALLDFADKHGMLIIPEAGNWNMSSWQMADPDIRQRFEKQQQEMIEQEWNHPSVIAWSVGNEYESYTDEGKAWTRDMRAFSLKLDPTRLITFADRYTGDPAVKKGSDDASQYSDFVSINVYGNYAKRFDYAHQLYPDKPIFVTEFGKMGEPGMHDPKRTADITDAVNAMKARPWMVGGSLWTWADYRSFIGGTPDNGIRSWGVVDFMRQKRDSYPVVQQLFKTELP; via the coding sequence ATGAACTTCGTTCGTACCACCGCTGCAGCACTTGCACTGATGACATTTGCCAGCACAGCCTTCGCCGCGGAACGAATCTCACTGGATGGCAGCGGCTGGACTTTCAAGACAACACTGGATAATCCGGTTCCCGTAGAAGTTCCACATTGCTGGACCGGTACAGAACGGTGGCGTCATTACATTGGTTCGGCGCTTTATCAGCGCGATTTTGACGCGCCATCACTCAAACCCGGACAGGTCGTTCGTCTTCACTTTGACGCCGTGTACGACGTGGCAACGGTATGGGTCAATGGCAAGCGCCTGGGCACACACGAAGGTGGTTACACAGCTTTTGAATACGATGTGACCTCGCTTCTGAAGCCGGGCAAGAACCGCATTCTGGTAGAGACGAACAATATTCCAACGATCAGTTCGATTCCTGCGTTGGCAACTGGCAATCCTTCCTCCGTGAACAATGACGGCCGCATCACGGTTGTGGGTTGGCTGCCGTATGGTGGTATTGTGCGGCCGGTGAGCTTGCTGGTGACAGATGCAGTTTATCTTCGCAACATGAAGGTGGATGCGAAGCCTGATCTAAAGACCGGCGATGCCACCATCACTGTTCACGCATGGGCACACAACGGCGGCAACACCGATCACACTACCGACATTACGGGGACTGTGGCCGGACTGGCCGTATCGTTCCCTCATAAACGAATTGGTGCCAATGCCGACGAAGAGCTGACCTGGACCGGAAAGTTATCGCACGCCCATCTCTGGAGTGTCGCCGATCCTTTCCTGTACGACGCACACTTGCAGACGACCGGAGACGCGCTTGATGCGAAGGTTGGCGTGCGTGACATTCGCGTTGTTGGCACAGAGCTGCAGCTCAACGGCAAGACGGTTCATCTATATGGAGCGAATCGCGTCGGTGAAGATCCACTCGATGGATTGATTGAGTCTGACGCCACGATTGAACGTGACATGAGCGATATGCTGGCGCTCAACATGCGCATGATGCGCATTGCACATTATCCGCAGCCACCAGCGCTGCTGGATTTTGCAGACAAGCACGGGATGTTGATCATTCCTGAAGCCGGTAATTGGAACATGAGTTCGTGGCAGATGGCTGATCCTGATATTCGCCAGCGTTTCGAGAAGCAGCAGCAAGAGATGATCGAGCAGGAATGGAACCATCCATCCGTCATTGCGTGGAGCGTGGGTAACGAGTACGAATCCTACACTGACGAAGGAAAGGCATGGACGCGTGATATGCGCGCGTTTTCATTGAAGCTGGATCCCACGCGCTTGATCACGTTTGCCGATCGCTATACAGGCGATCCTGCAGTGAAGAAAGGCTCTGATGATGCGAGCCAGTACAGCGATTTCGTCTCAATCAACGTCTATGGCAATTACGCAAAGCGCTTCGACTACGCACACCAGCTTTATCCTGATAAGCCAATCTTTGTAACTGAATTTGGCAAGATGGGTGAACCGGGAATGCACGATCCAAAACGCACTGCAGACATCACCGATGCAGTGAATGCGATGAAAGCGCGTCCGTGGATGGTTGGCGGCTCCTTGTGGACGTGGGCGGATTATCGCTCATTCATCGGCGGCACACCGGACAACGGGATTCGTAGTTGGGGTGTGGTCGACTTCATGCGCCAGAAACGCGATAGCTACCCGGTGGTACAGCAGTTGTTTAAGACGGAACTTCCGTAG